A part of Arthrobacter dokdonellae genomic DNA contains:
- the murD gene encoding UDP-N-acetylmuramoyl-L-alanine--D-glutamate ligase, with protein sequence MTNTASGPVANDAGRLAALTSWDADWSGLRVVVTGISKTGFSAADTLAELGARVVVVAASDDDESRRAAETLKIVGVQEVILGQPASTLLPLVGGEPAELVITSPGYKPTHPLLAAAAQAGIPIWGDVELAWRVRTREGRRTAEWITITGTNGKTTTTSMVELMLQAAGLRAIAAGNIGTPILDAVRDPEGYDALAVELSSFQLHWTQSLEPVASVCLNLAEDHVDWHGSFEAYAADKAKVYANTKVACVYNAEQIETEHMVEEAEVRAGCRAVGFTTGMPAISMVGVVEGLIVDRAFIAERKDSAVELAQVSDLADLVPRHLVANAAAAAALARAYGLTPENVRDGLVAYEAGEHRIQPVAKADGVLWVNDSKATNPHAASASLSAFQPVIWIAGGLSKGVEYDELVAAHAGRLKAVVLIGEDSSALAGALARHAPDVPVIEPGRAQTGKEGMVETPIFGDAVMAQAVAAAAGLAADGDTVLMAPASASMDQFSSYAHRGQAFIDAVRELLEQRARANKES encoded by the coding sequence GTGACAAACACTGCTTCAGGCCCCGTCGCCAACGATGCGGGCCGCCTGGCCGCACTGACCAGCTGGGACGCCGACTGGTCCGGCTTGCGCGTGGTGGTGACCGGCATTTCGAAGACCGGCTTTTCCGCCGCCGATACCCTGGCCGAGCTCGGCGCGCGCGTGGTCGTGGTGGCGGCCTCGGACGACGACGAGTCCCGCCGCGCCGCCGAGACCCTGAAGATCGTGGGGGTCCAGGAAGTCATCCTGGGCCAGCCAGCCTCCACGCTCCTGCCCCTGGTGGGCGGGGAGCCGGCCGAGCTGGTGATCACCAGCCCCGGCTACAAGCCCACCCACCCGCTGCTGGCCGCCGCGGCCCAGGCTGGAATCCCGATCTGGGGCGACGTCGAGCTGGCCTGGCGCGTGCGCACCCGCGAGGGCCGCAGGACGGCGGAATGGATCACCATCACCGGCACCAACGGCAAGACCACCACCACCTCCATGGTGGAGCTCATGCTCCAGGCCGCCGGCCTGCGCGCCATTGCGGCCGGCAACATCGGCACGCCCATCCTCGATGCCGTGCGTGATCCGGAAGGCTATGACGCGCTGGCCGTGGAACTCTCCAGCTTCCAGCTGCACTGGACCCAATCCCTGGAACCGGTGGCCAGCGTGTGCCTGAACCTAGCCGAGGACCATGTTGACTGGCACGGCAGCTTCGAGGCGTACGCGGCAGACAAGGCCAAGGTCTACGCCAACACCAAGGTCGCCTGCGTCTACAATGCCGAGCAGATTGAGACCGAACACATGGTTGAGGAGGCTGAGGTCCGCGCAGGCTGCCGGGCGGTCGGCTTCACCACGGGCATGCCGGCCATCAGCATGGTTGGAGTGGTCGAGGGGCTGATCGTGGACCGCGCGTTCATCGCCGAACGCAAGGACTCCGCCGTCGAGCTCGCCCAGGTCAGCGACCTGGCGGACCTGGTGCCCCGGCACCTGGTGGCCAACGCGGCGGCCGCCGCGGCCCTGGCAAGGGCCTACGGACTCACGCCGGAGAACGTGCGCGACGGCCTGGTGGCCTATGAGGCGGGCGAGCACCGCATCCAGCCTGTGGCCAAGGCCGACGGCGTGCTGTGGGTCAACGACTCCAAGGCCACCAACCCGCATGCGGCCTCCGCCTCACTTTCCGCCTTTCAGCCTGTCATCTGGATTGCCGGGGGGCTGTCCAAGGGGGTCGAGTACGACGAGCTTGTCGCCGCCCATGCCGGCCGCCTGAAGGCTGTGGTCCTGATCGGGGAGGACAGCAGCGCGCTGGCCGGCGCATTGGCCCGACACGCCCCGGATGTGCCGGTCATTGAGCCCGGCAGGGCCCAAACTGGCAAGGAAGGGATGGTGGAAACACCCATCTTTGGCGACGCCGTCATGGCGCAGGCTGTTGCCGCCGCCGCCGGACTGGCCGCGGACGGAGACACCGTGCTCATGGCTCCGGCGTCCGCCTCCATGGACCAGTTTTCTTCCTACGCCCACCGCGGCCAGGCGTTCATCGACGCCGTCCGTGAGCTGCTGGAACAACGGGCGAGGGCCAACAAGGAGTCATAA
- the ftsW gene encoding putative lipid II flippase FtsW, whose translation MARTPAQPGTSARGHAPEKLKAAEGRDAASSAEVRTTAEARKTAATAGTAETPARRGPLHTLRDRLNDVAGRPSAPYYWIIGTTVALTCIGLMTVLSASAAESISAGEDPYSLFVKESIFAVAGMLLMMVLSFVPPPGLKKIAWPVLGLAVVLLLAVFTPLGKTVGGNRNWINLGDTLSFQPSEAAKLALALWMGMVLARKGDLVREWRHTVMPVVPAGIVVVGLILGGHDLGTAVITMSIIGAGLYFGGGSKRVLLAALGLGVGVAALMAVFSGNRTARLSGFFGNCDNGQGLCDQAQNGLYALASGRWFGVGLGQSRQKWSWIPEAHNDFIFAILGEELGLIGTLAIIVLYAILAFAIFRVIMKRNDTFARVVCGSVLAWIIGQAFVNIAMVAGLLPVIGVPLPLISYGGSALVMTLAALGVVLSFARSAPQPRAAAEGALKEP comes from the coding sequence ATGGCCAGAACGCCGGCACAACCTGGGACCTCCGCAAGGGGTCATGCCCCCGAGAAGCTGAAGGCCGCCGAGGGCCGCGACGCGGCAAGCTCCGCCGAGGTGCGAACGACAGCCGAGGCGCGAAAGACGGCTGCCACTGCGGGCACCGCAGAAACCCCCGCCCGCCGGGGCCCCCTGCACACGCTGCGGGACCGCCTGAATGACGTGGCCGGTCGCCCCAGCGCGCCCTACTACTGGATCATCGGCACCACGGTGGCGCTGACCTGCATCGGCCTGATGACGGTGCTCTCGGCCTCCGCCGCCGAATCCATCTCCGCGGGCGAGGACCCGTACTCGCTCTTCGTCAAGGAGAGCATCTTTGCCGTAGCCGGCATGCTGCTGATGATGGTCCTTTCCTTCGTTCCGCCGCCGGGCCTGAAAAAAATCGCCTGGCCGGTCCTGGGCCTGGCCGTCGTGCTGCTCCTGGCCGTCTTCACCCCGCTGGGCAAGACGGTGGGCGGAAACAGGAACTGGATCAACCTGGGTGACACGCTGAGCTTCCAGCCCTCCGAGGCCGCCAAGCTGGCCCTGGCCCTGTGGATGGGCATGGTCCTGGCCCGCAAGGGTGACCTGGTCCGGGAGTGGCGCCACACCGTGATGCCCGTGGTTCCCGCCGGAATTGTCGTGGTGGGCCTGATCCTGGGCGGGCACGACCTCGGCACCGCCGTGATCACCATGTCCATCATCGGCGCCGGCCTCTACTTTGGCGGCGGCAGCAAGCGTGTGCTGCTGGCGGCCCTCGGGCTCGGCGTCGGGGTGGCCGCGCTGATGGCCGTGTTCAGCGGCAACAGGACCGCCCGGCTTTCGGGCTTCTTCGGCAACTGCGACAACGGCCAGGGCCTGTGTGACCAGGCCCAGAACGGGCTCTACGCCCTGGCCTCCGGACGATGGTTTGGCGTGGGCCTGGGGCAGAGCCGGCAAAAGTGGAGCTGGATCCCGGAGGCCCACAACGACTTCATCTTCGCCATCCTGGGGGAGGAACTGGGCCTGATCGGCACGCTGGCCATCATCGTCCTCTACGCCATCTTGGCCTTCGCCATCTTCCGGGTCATCATGAAGCGCAACGACACCTTCGCCCGCGTGGTCTGCGGATCCGTGCTGGCCTGGATCATCGGCCAGGCCTTTGTGAACATCGCCATGGTGGCCGGCCTCCTTCCCGTGATCGGCGTGCCGCTGCCCCTGATTTCCTACGGCGGCAGCGCGCTGGTGATGACGCTCGCCGCCCTGGGGGTTGTCCTCTCCTTTGCCCGCTCCGCCCCGCAACCCCGCGCCGCCGCAGAAGGCGCCCTGAAAGAACCATGA